A region of Macaca thibetana thibetana isolate TM-01 chromosome 20, ASM2454274v1, whole genome shotgun sequence DNA encodes the following proteins:
- the AKTIP gene encoding AKT-interacting protein isoform X1 encodes MNPFWSMSTSSVRKRSEGEEKTLTGDVKTSPPRTAPKKQLPSIPKNALPITKPTSPAPAAQSTNGTHASYGPFYLEYSLLAEFTLVVKQKLPGVYVQPSYRSALMWFGVIFIRHGLYQDGVFKFTVYIPDNYPDGDCPRLVFDIPVFHPLVDPTSGELDVKRAFAKWRRNHNHIWQVLMYARRVFYKIDTASPLNPEAAVLYEKDIQLFKSKVVDSVKVCTARLFDQPKIEDPYAISFSPWNPSVHDEAREKMLTQKKKPEEQHNKSVHVAGLSWVKPGSVQPFSKEEKTVAT; translated from the exons ATGAACCCTTTCTGGAGCATGTCTACAAGCTCTGTACGCAAA CGATCTGAAGGTGAAGAGAAGACATTAACAGGGGACGTGAAAACCAGTCCTCCACGAACTGCACCAAAGAAACAGCTGCCTTCTATTCCCAAAAATGCTTTGCCCATAACTAAGCCTACGTCTCCTGCCCCAGCAGCACAGTCAACAAATGGCACGCATGCGTCCTATGGACCCTTCTACCTGGAATACTCTCTTCTTGCAGAATT TACCTTGGTTGTGAAGCAGAAGCTACCAGGCGTGTATGTGCAGCCATCTTATCGCTCTGCATTAA tGTGGTTTGGAGTAATATTCATACGGCATGGACTTTACCAAGATGGCGTATTTAAGTTTACAGTTTACATCCCTGATAACTATCCAGATGGTGACTGTCCG cgCTTGGTGTTCGATATTCCCGTTTTTCACCCGCTAGTTGATCCCACCTCAGGTGAGCTGGATGTGAAGAGAGCATTTGCAAAATGGAG GCGGAACCATAATCATATTTGGCAGGTATTAATGTATGCAAGGAGAGTTTTCTACAAGATTGATACAGCAAGCCCCCTGAACCCAGAGGCTGCAGTACT GTATGAAAAAGatattcagctttttaaaagtaaagttgTTGACAGTGTTAAGGTGTGCACTGCTCGTTTGTTTGACCAACCTAAAATAGAAGACCCCTATGCAATTAG CTTTTCTCCATGGAATCCTTCTGTACATGATGAAGCCAGAGAAAAGATGCTGACTCAGAAA AAGAAGCCTGAAGAACAGCACAATAAAAGTGTTCATGTTGCTGGCCTGTCATGGGTAAAGCCTGGCTCAGTACAGCCTTTcagtaaagaagagaaaacagtggCGACTTAA
- the AKTIP gene encoding AKT-interacting protein isoform X2, with product MNPFWSMSTSSVRKRSEGEEKTLTGDVKTSPPRTAPKKQLPSIPKNALPITKPTSPAPAAQSTNGTHASYGPFYLEYSLLAEFTLVVKQKLPGVYVQPSYRSALMWFGVIFIRHGLYQDGVFKFTVYIPDNYPDGDCPRLVFDIPVFHPLVDPTSGELDVKRAFAKWRRNHNHIWQVLMYARRVFYKIDTASPLNPEAAVLYEKDIQLFKSKVVDSVKVCTARLFDQPKIEDPYAISFSPWNPSVHDEAREKMLTQKKPEEQHNKSVHVAGLSWVKPGSVQPFSKEEKTVAT from the exons ATGAACCCTTTCTGGAGCATGTCTACAAGCTCTGTACGCAAA CGATCTGAAGGTGAAGAGAAGACATTAACAGGGGACGTGAAAACCAGTCCTCCACGAACTGCACCAAAGAAACAGCTGCCTTCTATTCCCAAAAATGCTTTGCCCATAACTAAGCCTACGTCTCCTGCCCCAGCAGCACAGTCAACAAATGGCACGCATGCGTCCTATGGACCCTTCTACCTGGAATACTCTCTTCTTGCAGAATT TACCTTGGTTGTGAAGCAGAAGCTACCAGGCGTGTATGTGCAGCCATCTTATCGCTCTGCATTAA tGTGGTTTGGAGTAATATTCATACGGCATGGACTTTACCAAGATGGCGTATTTAAGTTTACAGTTTACATCCCTGATAACTATCCAGATGGTGACTGTCCG cgCTTGGTGTTCGATATTCCCGTTTTTCACCCGCTAGTTGATCCCACCTCAGGTGAGCTGGATGTGAAGAGAGCATTTGCAAAATGGAG GCGGAACCATAATCATATTTGGCAGGTATTAATGTATGCAAGGAGAGTTTTCTACAAGATTGATACAGCAAGCCCCCTGAACCCAGAGGCTGCAGTACT GTATGAAAAAGatattcagctttttaaaagtaaagttgTTGACAGTGTTAAGGTGTGCACTGCTCGTTTGTTTGACCAACCTAAAATAGAAGACCCCTATGCAATTAG CTTTTCTCCATGGAATCCTTCTGTACATGATGAAGCCAGAGAAAAGATGCTGACTCAGAAA AAGCCTGAAGAACAGCACAATAAAAGTGTTCATGTTGCTGGCCTGTCATGGGTAAAGCCTGGCTCAGTACAGCCTTTcagtaaagaagagaaaacagtggCGACTTAA